From the genome of Chiloscyllium punctatum isolate Juve2018m chromosome 13, sChiPun1.3, whole genome shotgun sequence, one region includes:
- the sprn gene encoding shadow of prion protein yields MNRTTAVCWMVILLVATFCENGTCKGGRGGARGSARGSSRGRLRVPRVRVSHPSRYGSYSSKARVAVAGAAAGAAAGLAVGYAAGRLRGSRLIWDEDAQSYVNMSCVPVKNCTSDGGVYSYRAWTSSASSFWPSYSLSSICSVLTFKYVRL; encoded by the coding sequence ATGAATAGGACCACAGCCGTATGTTGGATGGTCATTCTGCTGGTAGCCACCTTCTGTGAGAATGGCACTTgcaagggagggagaggaggggctCGGGGGTCAGCCCGGGGTTCATCCCGTGGGCGTCTCCGTGTACCCCGGGTACGGGTCAGTCACCCCAGTCGCTACGGCTCCTACAGCTCCAAAGCCCGAGTGGCAGTAGCAGGGGCAGCAGCTGGAGCTGCAGCTGGACTTGCAGTTGGATACGCAGCGGGCAGATTGCGGGGTTCAAGGCTGATCTGGGATGAGGATGCACAGAGCTACGTTAACATGAGCTGCGTCCCAGTCAAAAACTGCACATCCGACGGAGGAGTTTACAGCTATAGAGCCTGGACGTCCTCAGCCTCATCTTTCTGGCCTTCCTACAGCTTATCATCCATCTGTTCCGTGCTGACCTTCAAATATGTCCGACTTTAA